gataataaatgaataaataataaaaaagcaaCGTAACTTGAGTTACATATGTCATTAAAACAATGATGGCAGGGAACACTAGAAAGAAGGATAGAAATAACATCTTATGATAAAATAAAGAGAGTATCATACCTAGCCATACTAAATTGACCAATTGATCTAATCCTTCAATTTTCTCAATAATATTGTCATCCAATTGTAATTTTGTCAGCTTTGTGAATTGCCAAAGATTATCAATCTTCAATATATCTgtaaataagtaaaaataaaatgatgatacAAATTAAACAGAGCAGATAACTTATCCATTGCATTTATCACAAATGGGCATCAGTAATAAAGTTTTCTAATATTTGACCAAACTATCAAGAGCCATATTATTTAAGCTTTTATGGATTTAGCAAATGAGAAAAATAACTGCAAGATCTATGGAAAGATTGTAAATGAAAACTTGAGAGATAATTTAGACTGAAATTGACAGGTCAGAATATGAGTAGAAGGCTTCTActtcataaaattatatttactaacacgtgtcaatcctaacccctacctgacaacaccatccaaaaatgacgtcactacggcgtcacagtgacgtaatagagcccttcaaactatacgaactgtcacCCAAGACGCGCAGAAGAGAACCCGAAATCGGACAGCTATTTCCCTCGTTTTTTCGCCGCAGCGATCctgataggagagagatcgctgacgttagtcagttcttcATCGTCGGcaccgatgccatttcgggcgatcggaTGTGtgtttggcaagctctatgacgtgattgtgacgtcgtagtgacgtaatttttggatagcgaagtcaggtgggggttaggactgacttgtaaaaaaattgttatgctacgcctagtAGAAGTACAATGGGTACGAAACTACAGGAGACCCCTTTTTTCGAGTTCGGTAACACAACAGAGTGGAGCATGAAAATAGTTGACTCGTACAAACTTGTTAATTGTTTAATATGCACGACTTCCTAACTTCaagtttgaaatttcattataatcaccacaaaatatgaatattgtcCATTTAGCATAATATGTAAGATGTAATTTTTCCTGTTCCCTtcacttaataacttctatatggttgtgtgtgtgggtgcgtgtgagcgtgtgtgaaatatttcaattattttaggtgagtgaacacgtaccacatcttcttggcaaaaccttccatcttatatacattctgtacgttttaaaccttatctagggttttgttcgctctcctgatttcataatcagtttttatttatttatttttagcattcattttattgttttgctgattatggagtcgaaataaacttatacttattatactTATAATATAcctaaagtaaaaataaaaactagcTAGctaagttttcaaaaaaaattgtctgTCATTGTATTTACAGGTTTATTTACCCTTTTTGTGATATATTTCGCCATAACGTTTTTACCACTTACTTCTAAAATCTAGTCTTAATGACAACACGTCTTTGTAATCAATTCCTTCTTGTTTTGCAATTCGACCAGCTTCTTCCTTCGGGCCTTGCTCTTCTACAGCTTTTCTGAGCATTTCATCGTCGATTACCGCAGGTTCAACGGTGTCATAAAGGCGACTcatttttgaatcaaatatatTCAAGGAAGGGAGATATGCAGAGGAAACAGAAAATGGAAAATCACGGCGCTAGCCGCTCACTACGAGCACCAAAAAAATAAGTGTTATTTGTTTAGTCTTTGGCAAGCACTTCGCGCTTCTGCGTTGCTATGGATTCGGGCTGTACTTTGCAAACGAAAGGATCCAAATTGTTGGTATAAATGTATTCACATAGATATAAAATACTTtggattgaatttttttatgatatttaaGCAAAAAAGGGATTCAGTATAAAATATCGTGAACAGATTGCCAATTTTTTCGCACCATTGGTTTTTATAATAACCATAGCAACCAGTCAAACGAAGCACTATCATCCAGGCATGACTAGTTGAAAAGGTTGATCGCGATTAGGAATGTAAGCATAGAATAGGTGTTCTATTTTCGAAACAAATTCTGTTTAGTGGTCTGTAGCATCgtgtttttgttgaatttaatTGCATTCGAACTATAGATAGGTTATTTTATGACTAGATAGCAGGAAATATGACTAGCAGGAAGacttaccggtaccgtaacacgGGTCGTCAGGTAAAAGTGAATGCGTCGAAATCGAACGCCTATTTTATTGTAGTCGagacaaatactgaaatatgcaGCTATGTAAGCTTTTTTTAAACAATAGCGGGTATAGGATTTTCATTTGATACTGACCGTCAGAGAATTCTCACAAATGTCGCTACTGATATATACAAAATGTGTTATTGTAGTGATTTTCTATAATTCTAAAAGTAGTGAGGTCTGAATGTCTTCCAGTGAGTCATGCCTAAATAGATATAATAGCAGTATCTTGGTCATTTAAAGACATCTTACTTAATTTAATGAGTTTTTGAGTAGTAGAGTAGAtgtagggtggtgtagccagtctgcggacgatttcattcaaacccctataaaacaaaaaccaatatttctaacctgttaattttttcaccgtaggtgcattggcattcATTCTACACGCTGAActtcgaattaactttctacgaccaggggttaaagctatacaaaccaccaaagtacgacactctgaagacgtatttgcgaccgaacgaccagtgtgcgaccacggatttcaatccttgaacatcgtttctgctgcgtcgagactagataatacgcagccatgcgtgaaaaaatgggcttctaattgcatttctgaccgtcatatattttaagaatacgattatttcgaacaaaatttttcaaattataaacaaacaccgcatcacagcaatcaaacagacaaaaacacggtggtcgcaaattagttgacaaagatattattgacgtattggaaatgcgcacccccctactCCCCCTCCTTTGAAGGTAGAGacgcgaaactttaaagatggttaaaagaaacacaactctacccaccttccaagtttcatctttttatctcttatatttgtatggattttcaaccttttttgaaggaacaatgggtagttggcgacatggtaaaatggtccgttttttttcttcggtcaggttttcggtcgtaactttttcatttatggccgcattttagtgtaatttcgtagagctacgagggataagtggacgataacgcgtgagaaatatcggcgcggttcgttaattttttcggcattaatttaatcgatgaagttgatggtcgcAGATAGGTCatggccgcaaagtgggtaagccaccctaaATGTAAGAATTTAAGAAAACTGAAGGAGACATGTTATTTGATGTTGTGACAACTAGACTTACTTCATCATGACATTGTCTCATTGcccaataatttatttaataaaattgagcCATATTTTGGAGAATTGCTTCTTACCGATTTGAATTGGATTAAATTGAGTCACTTAGAAATTCAGAAACTCTTGATTGTGATGCACTGAGTGTTTGAAATGGCAGTGACTTTTTGTATAAACAAGGCAAACTAAAATATTCAGGTAACTGAATAAACTTCGGATTAATTTACTGGGTTTAACCCGGTATAAAAGTATCAAATCAATTCTTATAGCTATAGACATTCTCTGAATGACAGAGTAATTCTGATTCTGTGTTTTCTAATTATCACTAAGTAATATATCTTATTTTATGTCTATTTATAGTGTTAAATAGTTTTTGTGATTCATATCATACCacaaatatgttacatgttgaCGATGGGGACGAAGAAAGTGGGCCTTCGGTTGAATCTGTAAATCCAGAAGAAAGAATCCTTGCTAGGAGGATCCGAATCCAACATAGAATCGAGCAGCTCAAAAGAGAAGCTCTGGGTGACGATGCTCTCATGAAAAAAGAAGTCAAAGAAGAACAAGGAAAGGGAAAAGAACAGATTGAAGAAAGTCGAAAACGCCTGAAAAAACTCCTTGGAGATGGTAATGAACTTGTAACAAATGTACGAGTTGCCGGTGATGCTCGTGAGTCTGGTCATCGAATTGTTGAAGAAGAAGCTAAACGAGCAAGGGTTGAAAAACTTGAAGCAGAAGCAAAGGCATCTGCTGAAAAATTCGATGAAATCAGTAAACGATGGTCAGCAGCTCGCATGAAGGAGATCCCTCAGGATTTACATGATATGTTGAAAGAGCAAACAACAGGTTGTGACGCTGTGAtcgatgaaaaaaataaattgataaatattttacaacaaGAGTTAAAACAAAAAGATGATGAATATGTCAAAGATTTGAAGAAGCAATCAGAAGATGTTGATCTCATTATTGAAAGAATGGAAGAACAAATTAAAAATCTAACAAAATCACACAGAGAAGAGCTGAGACAAATTGAAGATGCTTACACAGATGGTCGCAGTGATATGAACAAAGCTGATCGACGGAAATGGGATTCAATGATGCAGCAGAGACGAGATAAAGAAGAAGATCACATGAAACTGAGAGAAAAAAGAGTTGAGGAACATGAGCGCCAATTGGATCAACTTCGCACCCAGGATGCTGAAGAATATAACATGGTGAAGATTAAATTAGAAACTGATGTACAAATTCTGGAGCAACAATTGCAACAAATGAAAGCTACATATCAGTTAAATCaagaaaaattagaatacaATTTTCAAGTCTTAAAAAAACGTGATGAGGAAAATACCATCACTAAGTCACAGCAGAAAAGAAAAATTACCAGACTTCAAGATGTCTTGAATAACCTTAGAATCAAGCTAGGAAAGCAGGAACGTTCATACAAAGATGAGAATCAATCACTCGTTGATGACTACAAAAGAATAGCAGAGCAATACAAGGAATTACATAAAAAGATGAAGCACTTCTCAGCAACtgataacaaaaaatttcatGATATCTGGTGTATGAATGAAGAAGAAGTACGAAAACTTGTTGATAAAGTTTTGAATACAGACTGCATCATACATCAGCAACAGCTTGGCTTGCCGTGGTCTGCTCCTGATACCGCATTCATGGATTCCCGTGGTCCATTGCTGGCAGCTACAGAAGGAAAGGAAAAATCTGCTTTGATGATGGCCAAAGAAGTTTTGGCATCAGTGGCAAAACCAAAACAGGATGATAGTTTGCCTTTGACATTTGATGATGAAAAGTCTCATTCAAGTACAAAAGTTTCTTTGAGTGCTGTTAAGAAAGTCTTGGAACTATTATGTGATGAGGCTGGATTTCTTGTCGAGGAAAAGTTGAACAAGCTGTTACGTCCCCTTCAAAATGAAGAAAGGTCATTGATCAAGCTGGATGCAATATTTAAAGCTTTAAATATCGAATCAGAGGATGACATCCATAAATTGGCAGCCTTTTTTGCTCAACACAAAGAAAAACTCAGTGACGAAGTGAGTGAATCATCTCTTGATCATGAAGTGTCATCTACTATGGACGGGAAAGAAAATATGCATCCAAATGAAGTTTTAAAGGTTTTGAAACAATTTGTTCAAGAACATATCAAACCTACAGAAAGAAGAAAATCGAAAGGTACAAACAAACTGACTGCACCAGGACGTGATGGCTCGCAAGACGAACAATTTTGGAAGTCAATGGCAAACATCATTCCAGAGCACAAACTGAAGATGTGGGATGCACTGACACAAGCGTTTGACAAGTATCACAAAGTACTCACAGAGAGAGATgttaaaataaaagaaacagaCAGCCTTAGGCAACAGAATGCAGAACTGAGAATGCTACTCCACCAATACAT
The genomic region above belongs to Styela clava chromosome 13, kaStyClav1.hap1.2, whole genome shotgun sequence and contains:
- the LOC120333163 gene encoding dynein regulatory complex protein 1-like, with translation MLHVDDGDEESGPSVESVNPEERILARRIRIQHRIEQLKREALGDDALMKKEVKEEQGKGKEQIEESRKRLKKLLGDGNELVTNVRVAGDARESGHRIVEEEAKRARVEKLEAEAKASAEKFDEISKRWSAARMKEIPQDLHDMLKEQTTGCDAVIDEKNKLINILQQELKQKDDEYVKDLKKQSEDVDLIIERMEEQIKNLTKSHREELRQIEDAYTDGRSDMNKADRRKWDSMMQQRRDKEEDHMKLREKRVEEHERQLDQLRTQDAEEYNMVKIKLETDVQILEQQLQQMKATYQLNQEKLEYNFQVLKKRDEENTITKSQQKRKITRLQDVLNNLRIKLGKQERSYKDENQSLVDDYKRIAEQYKELHKKMKHFSATDNKKFHDIWCMNEEEVRKLVDKVLNTDCIIHQQQLGLPWSAPDTAFMDSRGPLLAATEGKEKSALMMAKEVLASVAKPKQDDSLPLTFDDEKSHSSTKVSLSAVKKVLELLCDEAGFLVEEKLNKLLRPLQNEERSLIKLDAIFKALNIESEDDIHKLAAFFAQHKEKLSDEVSESSLDHEVSSTMDGKENMHPNEVLKVLKQFVQEHIKPTERRKSKGTNKLTAPGRDGSQDEQFWKSMANIIPEHKLKMWDALTQAFDKYHKVLTERDVKIKETDSLRQQNAELRMLLHQYITSEVNRELEIPPTRVLQLEYS